GCCGTCACAGAATGCCTGGGTCGACGCTGGCGATCTGACGCCTGACATGTCCCTCACAACCGAGTCCGGTGGTACGGCAATCGTTGCCAGCAACGAGTCGTACACGGAGTACGCGAGGACCTACAACCTCACGATCGAAGACCTCCACACGTACTATGTGCTCGCGGGAGCCACGCCGGTACTCGTTCACAACAGCAACTGCCCGACAACCCCAGTTGGCGGGAGGGGTACGAACTTCCGCAATCTTTCGCCAAATGAGCCGGCAACAATCGCGGGGCGCGATTACACCGGACATGCGATTGACCGGATGCAGGAGCGCGGTCTCATGCCGTCGGTAGTTGAAAACACAATTCGTGTCGGCGAAAAAATGGCAGGGAAGCGGGCCGGGACCACGGCCTACTACGAAGCGGAGAATCATGTGACGGTGATTACGGATACCGCAACTGGGCGGGTTGTCACCGTTAGCTCCGGAAGGATCAAGCAGTGAGTGAGAGTTCTGATGTGCAGTGGTTGCGCGAAGGCGTACGTCAGTCGATTCAGAAATACCGTGCCGGTGAGATTGCGCTCCGGAGTCTGATCGACGACCTCGACTCGGTTTCGTCGAACCTTGAGGCATCTCCATTGGGCGAGGATCTTCGCTCACATTGGTGGGTCCTTGAGGAAATCTATGCTGTTGCTCTTGATCGAGGTGATCTTCGAGAATTGCCTCGCGAGGACGAACTGGCCATCGAGGAGACCCTCGATGCGTTGGAGCGGCTGCTGAGTTAGATATGCCGTCGTGAGTAGAGGTATCACGACTGGACGCCCTGATAGGCCAATCGCACTTTTCGGTGCGGCTCTGTCGGTTCGCTTGAGCGAAGCAATAGGGCCATCGGATGGCCGGTATCAACCGTTATGTCGTTGCCTGACGGCAGTAGTTGACGGCAACGGCCGCGAACACCAGAGGTGTTCACGGCCGTTGCCGTGCGTGTGTCAGGGGCGGTTGAGGGCGTCGCCGAGGACTGCCATCGCCTCCCGCTGCAGTCGTAGGCGTACGTGGGCGTAGACGGTGGCGGTGACGCCGATGTGGGCGTGACCCAACAGCTCTTTGATGACCACGAGTTCGACGCCTTGCTCAAGAAGCAGGGTGGCGGTGGTGTGTCGGAGATCGTGGAAGCGGATGCGGCGGAGGCCGGCCTTGCGGAGGAGAGTGCTGAAGGCGCGGGTGAGGTTGGTCGGGTCGATCGTTACCCCCTGGGGAGTGGTGAACACGTGTCCGCTTTGCTGCCACGTGGTGCCTGCGGCCTCCCGCTCGCGCTGCTGCCGTTCGCGGTGGAGCTTCAGCGACTGGGCACTGCGGGTAGGCAGGGCGATGCGGCGTTCGGAGGCCCGGGTCTTGGTCGGCAACGTAGTGAGCCCGCCCGTGCTGGTGCGCTGCAAGGTGCGGCGGATAGCAGCGGTGCCAGAGTCGAGGTCGAGGTCTTCCCAGCGCAGGCCGAGGAGTTCGCCCTTGCGGAGTCCGGTGTGGAGAGCCAGCTCGAACAGTGCACACAGCCGGTGACCGTTCGCGGCGGTGAGGAACTGGCGGGCCTCGTCGGCGGTGAGGGGCTCGAAACGTCGGGGGCGGGGGGTGCCGGTGCGGACGTTGCGGGCGGCGTTGCGCGGGATCTCCTCTTCTCGGACGGCGTGCTCCAGGGCGGACTTGAGGACGGAGTGGATGTACGCCAGTGTCCGCGGGGAGAGCCGCTTGGAGCAGCACGTTCCGGCGGCGCAGCAGCGGGGCTGGTCGCGCCGGGCGTCGCGGCCGCGCGTGCAGCACTGGCAGGTGGTGCGGAGCTGGTTGAGCCAGGTGCGGATGTCCTTGGCGGTGAGCTTGGTGAGCTTCTTCTTGCCCAGGCCGGGGATGAGGTATCGGTTGACGCAGGCGGTGTAGCGGGTGTGCTCGTCGCCCGGTCACCGGAGGCGTACCAGGAACCCCCGGGGGCCGCCAAGGCCAAGCGCAAGCGTCACCGGTGAGCCTTGGCGGCCCCCGGAGAACCCTGGTACGGCGAAGCTGCCCGACCGACGAGGGACCCCTCCCGCTCAGGCCCCGATCCTGCCGGGGCCCAGCCTGTTTGCTCGGCACCAAGCCGGTGGTGGGTCACCGCTTCGGGCGGGTATCTGCCGGATAGCCCTCGGTTGGCTCGCCGGACCGGCGTACCGTGGCGCTGGAGGTGGTCAGCTGATGACTACGGAACTGGCGGACAACGTCCGTAAGTACCGGCGTCGGGCCGGGATGAGCCAGGAAGAACTCGCATACGCCGCAGGCGTCTCGCCGGGGACCGTCCGCAAGGTCGAGCAGGGCGGCACGGTCCGCATGGAAACTCTTCACACCCTCGCCCGCGCGCTGAGGGTGACCACCGGCGCGCTCATGACGTCCGACGCCCCCGAACCCGTGGGCCGTACAGAGGAGCCGAACCGGGTCAACCTGATCCAGCTGCGCGCCGTACTCACCCCGGCTGTTGGGCTCGTGGACCAGGACCCCGAAGCGGTGGGCGAGGAACCCAACCTGCGTGCCTTCACCCGGACGGTGGGAGACGCGCGGGTCCTGTACTTCTCCGACAGCTACAAGAGCGTCGCGACTCAACTGCCGGACCTGCTGCGCGATGCCGGAAGAGCCGTCGCCTACTACGACAGTGGAGACGAGCACCGGCAGGCCCTACTGGCCCGCGCGGAGGCGCTGCGCTTGGCCGGCACTTACCTCACCCAGGTCCGGCAGTACGACATCGCCTACACTGCCCTGGCCGGCGCGATCGCGGATGCCCGGCAGGCCGGGGACATGCTCGCGGCAGGATCCGGCGTCGGTGGCTTGTGCTGGCTGCTGGTGCGGCAGGGCCGGCTGGACGAGGCGGAGCGGATCGCCGCCCAGAGCATGGACGCGGTAGAACCGAAGATCACCGGGGCCGAGCTGGACCACTACGCAGTGTGGGGCGGACTGGCGATGGAGGCCGCAGCCGCAGCCGCCCGCAACAACCGGCCGGATGAGGCCAAGGAATACCGGAAGGCAGCCCGGGTGGCGGCAGCCGCCGTTGGCACGTCGCACCGCAACGTCTCCCGGCACTGGTCCGTCTTCGGG
The Streptomyces sp. NBC_00091 genome window above contains:
- a CDS encoding helix-turn-helix domain-containing protein; the encoded protein is MTTELADNVRKYRRRAGMSQEELAYAAGVSPGTVRKVEQGGTVRMETLHTLARALRVTTGALMTSDAPEPVGRTEEPNRVNLIQLRAVLTPAVGLVDQDPEAVGEEPNLRAFTRTVGDARVLYFSDSYKSVATQLPDLLRDAGRAVAYYDSGDEHRQALLARAEALRLAGTYLTQVRQYDIAYTALAGAIADARQAGDMLAAGSGVGGLCWLLVRQGRLDEAERIAAQSMDAVEPKITGAELDHYAVWGGLAMEAAAAAARNNRPDEAKEYRKAARVAAAAVGTSHRNVSRHWSVFGPVTAAMKALEDSMVVGDARAVVRKAGEQEELSPKAWKRLGRPSTNDGNRFTLDVARAHTRTGDLSAAMDELTRARSAAPEWLRHQNMAAETMQEILGKRKRTLTTEMRELAGYLGVVG